One genomic window of Campylobacter curvus includes the following:
- a CDS encoding WD40 repeat domain-containing protein, which produces MRAIFLILWLLNFAFAQVISEPFKVVSASANVLGTTLIGDKLYIATDGGTVEIYSINDGNFSEIIKFDDIKSYVSGHERPKILSVDEMNGKILMLSEADFGARTLYLKDEGGLRPYKLKNQAIKKALFLDENVVVLGSISNEIYFMRLNDGEIFESFKISTAMLSDMELSEDRSTLAIGCESGKVYFYDIAAKKMKQMLDIHTDNIYDISYKNGALITGGTDRIVGVFSGGMLKKIDAGFLVYGVGLSKDGKIGAYMSDEMSDVSLVDMATLKNLAMLKTGQSTINSIVFIGDDEIVTSAYEKNLLFWRIK; this is translated from the coding sequence GTGAGGGCGATATTTTTGATTTTGTGGCTGCTAAATTTTGCCTTTGCTCAGGTCATAAGCGAGCCTTTTAAGGTAGTGAGCGCTAGCGCAAACGTACTTGGCACGACGCTGATCGGCGACAAGCTTTATATCGCTACTGACGGCGGCACGGTCGAGATTTATAGCATAAATGACGGGAATTTTAGCGAGATCATAAAATTTGACGATATCAAAAGCTACGTGAGCGGCCACGAGAGGCCTAAAATTTTAAGCGTCGATGAGATGAACGGCAAAATTTTGATGCTTAGCGAGGCCGATTTTGGCGCTAGGACGCTTTATCTAAAAGACGAGGGCGGACTAAGGCCATATAAACTAAAAAACCAAGCCATTAAAAAGGCTCTGTTTTTAGATGAAAATGTCGTAGTTTTAGGCTCTATCAGTAATGAAATTTATTTCATGCGGCTAAATGACGGTGAAATTTTTGAGAGCTTTAAAATTTCGACCGCGATGCTTTCAGATATGGAGCTTAGCGAGGATAGAAGCACGCTCGCCATCGGATGCGAGAGCGGCAAGGTCTATTTTTATGACATCGCAGCCAAAAAAATGAAACAAATGCTTGACATCCACACCGATAATATTTACGACATATCCTATAAAAACGGCGCGCTGATAACGGGTGGCACGGACAGGATAGTGGGCGTCTTTAGCGGCGGGATGCTAAAAAAGATAGACGCGGGATTTTTAGTGTATGGCGTAGGACTTAGCAAAGACGGCAAAATAGGCGCTTATATGAGCGACGAGATGAGCGATGTAAGCCTCGTAGATATGGCGACTCTTAAGAATTTAGCTATGCTAAAAACGGGACAAAGTACGATAAACAGCATCGTTTTTATCGGTGATGATGAGATCGTCACGAGCGCGTATGAGAAAAATTTGCTATTTTGGAGGATAAAATGA
- a CDS encoding 4Fe-4S binding protein, whose product MMQTRRELFNKILGAGKTAPKAITPPYFSGEFDCTLCNAPCVGACERELLSFEDDKVVFKVKKLGCNFCEACAIACEQAGRKSLGLNFAKSVNAKVSIEVNSCLAWNGTICYNCQDACKFKAIDFLGVFRPMINERCTGCGECLDVCFKNSLKMEAL is encoded by the coding sequence ATGATGCAAACCAGACGCGAGCTGTTCAATAAAATTTTGGGTGCGGGCAAAACCGCTCCCAAAGCGATCACTCCTCCGTATTTTAGCGGAGAATTTGACTGTACGCTTTGCAATGCGCCTTGCGTGGGCGCGTGCGAACGCGAGCTTCTTAGCTTTGAGGACGACAAGGTGGTCTTTAAAGTTAAAAAGCTTGGCTGCAATTTTTGCGAGGCGTGCGCTATCGCTTGCGAGCAGGCAGGTCGTAAGAGTCTTGGGCTAAATTTCGCAAAATCCGTAAACGCCAAGGTGAGCATAGAGGTAAATTCCTGCCTCGCGTGGAACGGCACGATCTGCTACAACTGCCAAGACGCGTGTAAATTTAAAGCGATCGATTTTTTAGGCGTATTTCGCCCGATGATAAACGAGCGCTGCACGGGATGTGGCGAGTGCCTTGACGTTTGTTTTAAAAATTCACTGAAAATGGAGGCGCTGTGA
- a CDS encoding nitrate reductase cytochrome c-type subunit, which produces MKMKTTVLLALVAAFLAACAISGSKLSDSQMGFRHIDLLDESNVTLKDINYTKEPAGMAKRFDRSFENAPPFIPHDTEGLVPITKDLNMCVTCHMPEFAKDSGATPIPASHLYDIRNKKDLAGQLDDERYVCTTCHVEQQSGITQLVGNKFKPEFRDSNGSHKSNLLDVLNDGVK; this is translated from the coding sequence ATGAAAATGAAAACAACGGTGCTGTTGGCGCTTGTAGCGGCATTTCTAGCTGCCTGTGCGATTTCAGGCAGCAAACTCAGCGATAGCCAAATGGGCTTTAGGCATATCGACTTGCTTGACGAGAGCAACGTCACGCTAAAAGACATCAACTATACAAAAGAGCCTGCGGGCATGGCAAAGAGATTTGACCGATCGTTCGAGAACGCTCCGCCGTTCATCCCGCACGATACCGAGGGGCTAGTGCCTATAACCAAGGATCTAAATATGTGCGTGACCTGCCACATGCCTGAATTTGCCAAAGATAGCGGTGCTACGCCGATCCCTGCATCACATCTTTATGATATAAGAAACAAAAAAGATTTAGCCGGACAGCTTGATGACGAGCGCTACGTCTGCACGACTTGTCACGTCGAGCAACAAAGCGGCATAACGCAGCTCGTTGGAAATAAATTCAAGCCCGAATTTCGCGACTCAAACGGTTCTCACAAGTCAAATTTGCTAGACGTGCTAAATGACGGCGTCAAATGA
- the napH gene encoding quinol dehydrogenase ferredoxin subunit NapH, which produces MKFLILRRITQISILALFVIANFYGVKILSGDLSSSIVFGKVPLSDPFAVLQIFIAGLSVSVNAVIGALIVFAFYAVIAPRVFCSWVCPVNLLTDIAFKLKNKFGFKGERMLIMSKNLRYFMLVLSLVLSFMLAQPAFEAISYIGIIQRGVIFGASSAIGVAIGIIAFDVFVAGRGICGHLCPLGAFWALASKFSLIRVRHDEEACTKCMKCKLVCPEVQVLGLIGKQSGFVSSSECISCGRCIDVCGDEALKFSIRNLRREK; this is translated from the coding sequence ATGAAATTTCTTATTTTACGTAGGATCACGCAGATATCGATCTTGGCGCTCTTTGTCATCGCGAATTTCTACGGCGTCAAAATTTTAAGCGGCGATCTAAGCTCGTCGATCGTTTTTGGCAAAGTGCCTTTAAGCGACCCGTTCGCGGTTTTGCAGATTTTCATCGCAGGCCTTAGCGTAAGCGTAAATGCCGTGATCGGCGCGCTCATCGTCTTTGCCTTTTACGCTGTTATCGCGCCTCGCGTCTTTTGCTCGTGGGTTTGCCCGGTAAATTTACTGACCGATATCGCCTTCAAGCTGAAAAACAAATTTGGCTTTAAGGGCGAGCGGATGCTCATAATGAGTAAAAATTTACGCTATTTCATGCTCGTGCTAAGCCTTGTGCTATCCTTTATGCTGGCTCAGCCGGCGTTTGAAGCGATAAGCTACATCGGCATCATCCAGCGCGGCGTGATTTTTGGCGCTAGTAGCGCTATCGGCGTGGCTATCGGCATCATCGCTTTTGACGTGTTCGTAGCGGGACGCGGCATCTGCGGACATCTTTGCCCGCTCGGAGCGTTTTGGGCGCTAGCGTCTAAATTTTCGCTCATTCGCGTGAGGCACGACGAAGAGGCCTGCACTAAATGTATGAAATGCAAGCTGGTTTGTCCCGAGGTGCAGGTATTAGGCCTCATAGGCAAACAAAGCGGCTTTGTAAGCTCTAGCGAGTGCATAAGCTGCGGACGCTGCATAGATGTATGCGGTGACGAGGCTTTGAAATTTAGTATTAGAAATTTAAGGAGAGAAAAATGA
- the napG gene encoding ferredoxin-type protein NapG, whose protein sequence is MQNLDLKNRREVLKFGLKALALAAGGGFVWRQATQAAPLVLLRPPAAKPEKEFIASCIRCGLCVQACPFDTLSLAKLGDGISAGTPFFRPREIPCYMCEDIPCVPVCPTGALDVNLVSTDGKLDIEKAKMGVAVVDMKNCVAYWGIQCDACYRACPLLDKALYLEYKRNERTQKHAFLLPIVDSDVCTGCGVCERACITQKPAIVVLNREVALGAVGDNYVKGWVKEDERRVDEADSTIKLDSKKATDYLNGGEL, encoded by the coding sequence TTGCAAAATTTAGATTTAAAAAATAGACGTGAAGTACTGAAATTTGGGCTTAAGGCCTTGGCCCTGGCGGCTGGAGGCGGCTTTGTTTGGAGACAAGCCACACAAGCTGCCCCTTTGGTACTTCTTCGCCCACCGGCAGCCAAACCTGAAAAAGAATTTATCGCAAGCTGCATACGTTGCGGTCTTTGCGTGCAGGCCTGTCCGTTCGATACTCTAAGCCTAGCCAAGCTTGGCGATGGCATAAGTGCGGGCACGCCGTTTTTCAGGCCGCGTGAAATTCCATGCTATATGTGCGAGGATATCCCGTGCGTGCCGGTTTGCCCGACCGGGGCGCTAGATGTAAATTTAGTCAGCACTGACGGCAAGCTCGATATAGAAAAGGCCAAAATGGGCGTCGCAGTCGTGGATATGAAAAACTGCGTGGCTTATTGGGGCATACAATGTGACGCTTGCTACCGAGCCTGTCCGCTACTGGATAAAGCCCTTTACCTCGAGTATAAGCGCAACGAACGCACGCAAAAGCACGCATTTTTGCTGCCGATCGTAGATAGCGACGTCTGCACGGGGTGCGGGGTATGCGAGCGCGCCTGTATCACGCAAAAACCCGCCATCGTGGTCTTAAACCGCGAGGTGGCTCTGGGCGCAGTAGGCGATAACTACGTAAAAGGCTGGGTCAAAGAGGACGAGCGCCGCGTCGATGAGGCCGATAGCACGATAAAACTTGACAGTAAAAAAGCGACTGATTATCTAAACGGCGGGGAGTTGTGA
- the napA gene encoding nitrate reductase catalytic subunit NapA, with protein MNRRDFIKSAAASAACASAGIAIPANLSAASEAEKGWRWDKAACRFCGTGCGIMVATKEGKIVAVKGDPEAPVNRGLNCIKGYFNAKIMYGEDRITHPLLRVNEKGEFDKKGKFKQVSWKQAFDVMEAQFRKAYDELGPHGVGVLGSGQYTIPEGYVASKMMKAGFRSNSIDPNARHCMASAVAGFMQVFGIDEPSGCFDDIELTDTIVAWGANMAEMHPILWARVSDRKLSDPDKVKVVNLSTYSTRTSNLADIEIIFSPSADLAIWNYIAHEIVYNHPEMIDEEFVKNHCVFTTGPVDIGYGLRPDIKHKKYDQSELDTAATEKSKVLSEAEGVTLSYLGLKAGDTMENKNTATAGNHWHISFEEFKKALAPYTLEFTAKVAKGDPNEDIEEFKGKLKALADLYIEKNRKVVSFWTMGFNQHQRGTWVNEQAYMVHFLLGKQALPGSGAFSLTGQPSACGTAREVGTFINRLPADMVVNNPKHREISEKIWKLPAGTLNGVLGSHYVKMMRDLEDGKVKFIWVQVNNPWQNTANANHWIKAAREMDNFIVVSDPYPGISAKVADLILPTAMIYEKWGAYGNAERRTQHWRQQVLPVGEAMPDIWQMLEFSKRFKLKDVWGEKKLNDKVTLPSVLDAAKAMGYSEEDTLFDVLFANEEAKSYPANDPIMENFDNTEVFGDKRGVIGSDGKEFKGYGFFVHKYLWEEYRKFGLGHGHDLADFDTYHRVRGLRWPVVDGKETQWRFNTKFDPYAKKAAPNDKFAFYGNKAAALPSGDLKGVTDKEKTPLTNKAKIFFRPYMDPCEMPSSEYPFWLCTGRVLEHWHSGTMTMRVPELYRAVPEALCYMHEQDAAKLGVLQNEIVWIESRRGKVKARVDLKGRNKPPVGLIYVPWFDENVFINKVTLDSTCPISKETDYKKCAVKIYKA; from the coding sequence ATGAATCGACGAGATTTCATAAAGTCAGCCGCTGCTAGTGCCGCCTGTGCTAGTGCGGGTATCGCTATACCTGCAAATTTATCTGCGGCGAGCGAAGCTGAAAAGGGCTGGCGCTGGGATAAGGCTGCTTGCCGTTTCTGCGGGACGGGCTGTGGTATCATGGTCGCTACAAAAGAGGGCAAGATAGTAGCCGTCAAGGGTGACCCGGAAGCACCGGTAAATCGCGGACTAAACTGTATAAAGGGCTATTTTAATGCCAAGATCATGTATGGCGAGGACAGGATCACGCACCCGCTTTTACGCGTAAATGAAAAGGGCGAGTTCGATAAAAAGGGTAAATTTAAGCAAGTAAGCTGGAAGCAAGCCTTTGACGTGATGGAGGCTCAGTTTAGAAAGGCCTATGACGAGCTTGGACCTCACGGAGTGGGCGTTTTGGGCTCGGGACAATACACCATCCCTGAAGGCTATGTAGCCTCTAAGATGATGAAAGCTGGCTTTAGAAGCAACAGTATCGATCCAAATGCTAGACACTGTATGGCAAGCGCAGTTGCAGGATTTATGCAAGTTTTTGGTATAGACGAGCCATCGGGTTGTTTTGACGACATAGAGCTAACGGACACTATCGTAGCTTGGGGTGCAAATATGGCCGAGATGCACCCGATCTTGTGGGCCAGGGTAAGTGACAGAAAGCTTAGCGATCCCGATAAAGTAAAGGTTGTAAATTTAAGTACCTATTCGACCAGGACTTCAAATTTGGCCGATATCGAGATTATTTTCTCTCCGTCTGCGGACCTTGCGATCTGGAACTACATCGCTCATGAGATCGTTTATAACCACCCTGAAATGATAGACGAGGAATTTGTTAAAAACCATTGTGTGTTTACGACCGGACCTGTGGATATCGGATACGGACTGCGCCCTGACATAAAACATAAAAAATATGATCAAAGCGAACTAGATACCGCTGCGACAGAAAAATCAAAAGTACTTAGTGAGGCAGAGGGCGTGACCCTATCTTACCTTGGCCTAAAAGCCGGCGATACGATGGAAAATAAAAATACAGCCACAGCTGGCAATCACTGGCACATAAGCTTTGAAGAATTTAAAAAAGCCCTTGCGCCTTATACGCTGGAATTTACCGCTAAGGTCGCAAAGGGCGATCCAAACGAAGATATAGAGGAATTTAAAGGCAAGCTAAAGGCTCTAGCCGATCTTTACATCGAGAAAAACCGCAAGGTCGTGAGCTTTTGGACCATGGGCTTCAACCAACATCAGCGTGGCACCTGGGTAAATGAGCAAGCTTATATGGTGCATTTTTTACTTGGCAAGCAAGCCCTCCCTGGCTCTGGAGCCTTTTCTCTCACCGGTCAGCCAAGCGCGTGCGGTACGGCTCGCGAGGTAGGAACATTCATTAACCGCTTGCCTGCTGATATGGTGGTGAATAATCCAAAACATAGAGAAATCTCAGAAAAAATTTGGAAGCTTCCAGCAGGAACGCTAAACGGCGTACTGGGCTCTCACTACGTAAAAATGATGCGCGATCTAGAAGACGGCAAAGTGAAATTCATCTGGGTTCAGGTAAATAACCCTTGGCAAAACACCGCAAATGCAAACCACTGGATCAAGGCTGCTCGCGAGATGGACAACTTCATCGTCGTAAGCGACCCTTATCCAGGAATTTCTGCAAAAGTAGCTGACCTTATCCTCCCAACTGCGATGATATATGAAAAATGGGGAGCATACGGCAATGCCGAGCGCAGGACGCAGCACTGGAGACAGCAAGTGCTACCTGTGGGCGAAGCGATGCCTGATATCTGGCAGATGCTGGAATTTAGCAAACGCTTCAAGCTAAAAGACGTTTGGGGCGAGAAAAAGCTAAACGACAAGGTGACTCTGCCAAGCGTCTTGGACGCTGCAAAAGCCATGGGATACAGCGAGGAGGATACGCTGTTTGACGTACTTTTCGCAAACGAGGAGGCAAAGAGCTATCCTGCAAACGATCCTATAATGGAAAATTTTGACAACACCGAAGTCTTTGGCGACAAGCGAGGAGTCATCGGCTCGGATGGTAAAGAATTTAAAGGATATGGCTTTTTCGTTCATAAATACCTTTGGGAAGAATACCGAAAATTTGGCCTCGGACACGGACACGATCTGGCTGATTTTGACACCTATCACAGGGTGCGCGGGCTTAGATGGCCGGTCGTCGATGGCAAAGAGACGCAGTGGAGGTTTAACACCAAATTCGATCCTTACGCTAAGAAGGCCGCTCCAAACGATAAATTCGCATTTTATGGCAACAAGGCCGCAGCCCTTCCAAGCGGCGATCTAAAAGGCGTGACTGACAAAGAAAAAACTCCGCTTACGAACAAAGCTAAAATTTTCTTCCGCCCTTACATGGATCCTTGCGAGATGCCAAGCAGCGAATATCCGTTTTGGCTATGCACCGGCCGTGTGCTCGAGCACTGGCACTCAGGCACGATGACTATGCGCGTTCCTGAGCTTTATAGGGCCGTCCCCGAGGCGCTTTGCTATATGCACGAGCAGGACGCTGCAAAGCTAGGCGTGCTTCAAAACGAGATCGTCTGGATCGAGTCTCGCCGTGGCAAGGTCAAAGCCCGCGTAGATCTAAAAGGCAGGAACAAGCCGCCTGTCGGGCTCATCTACGTGCCGTGGTTCGATGAGAACGTGTTTATAAACAAAGTCACGCTTGATTCGACCTGCCCGATCTCTAAAGAGACAGATTATAAAAAGTGTGCGGTTAAAATTTACAAGGCTTGA
- a CDS encoding Hpt domain-containing protein, producing the protein MGILKRLEIDYSYDIVEEFLSHYSLMCDLMEPLIVNLARNDKYKNNIQELFRIFHNIKSAAGFMHLDPILKLTTLAEEVCEEARVLNGPANDDFIDWLLMVSDQFEKYRQDVEHDAEYFSVLDPLIINIPEKLD; encoded by the coding sequence ATGGGTATATTAAAAAGGCTGGAGATAGATTATTCGTATGATATAGTTGAAGAATTTCTATCGCACTACTCTTTGATGTGCGATTTGATGGAGCCTTTGATAGTAAATTTAGCTAGAAACGACAAATATAAAAACAATATCCAAGAACTTTTTAGGATCTTTCATAACATCAAATCCGCTGCCGGTTTCATGCATCTTGATCCTATCCTCAAGCTGACGACGCTTGCGGAGGAGGTCTGCGAGGAGGCTAGAGTCCTAAACGGGCCTGCGAATGATGATTTCATCGACTGGCTCTTGATGGTGAGCGATCAGTTTGAAAAATATAGACAAGATGTCGAGCATGACGCGGAGTATTTTAGCGTCCTTGACCCGCTCATCATAAATATCCCCGAAAAGCTTGACTAA
- the panB gene encoding 3-methyl-2-oxobutanoate hydroxymethyltransferase, with amino-acid sequence MANDKKKLTVNDIKNKKIKGEPIVMMTAYDALFAKIFDDYADIILVGDSLNMSFHLKKETISATMEMMLYHTKAVCAGAKSSFILADMPFGSYSDERSALKNAMKFFKQTEADAVKIEGGMKNTAIIKRLCEEGISVMGHIGLMPQFSKFEGGFKIKGRDETEVKRLMDEAKAIEQAGAFAILLEGTINSVAKQISDSVSVPVIGIGSGADVDGQVLVWSDMLGFFEDFKPKFAKRYLNGAELVRQSVQTYANEVKNRIFPSEEFSYKG; translated from the coding sequence ATGGCAAACGACAAGAAAAAACTCACGGTAAACGATATAAAAAACAAAAAGATAAAAGGCGAGCCGATAGTCATGATGACCGCCTACGATGCGCTTTTTGCCAAAATTTTCGATGATTACGCCGATATCATTTTAGTCGGCGATAGCCTAAATATGAGCTTTCATCTAAAAAAAGAGACGATAAGCGCCACGATGGAAATGATGCTTTATCACACAAAGGCCGTTTGCGCCGGGGCTAAAAGCTCGTTTATCCTGGCCGATATGCCTTTTGGCAGTTACAGCGACGAAAGGTCGGCTCTAAAAAACGCGATGAAATTTTTTAAACAAACCGAAGCAGATGCCGTAAAGATCGAAGGTGGGATGAAAAACACAGCTATCATAAAAAGGCTTTGCGAGGAAGGTATAAGCGTGATGGGGCACATCGGGCTCATGCCGCAGTTTTCGAAATTTGAGGGTGGGTTTAAGATAAAAGGCCGCGATGAAACCGAGGTAAAGAGGCTGATGGATGAGGCCAAAGCGATCGAGCAAGCGGGCGCGTTTGCTATCTTGCTTGAAGGCACGATAAACAGCGTCGCAAAGCAGATTTCAGATAGCGTGAGCGTGCCGGTCATCGGCATTGGCTCTGGCGCGGATGTGGACGGGCAGGTCTTGGTGTGGTCCGATATGCTCGGGTTTTTTGAGGATTTTAAGCCAAAATTTGCCAAAAGATACCTAAACGGCGCCGAGCTCGTCAGACAAAGTGTGCAAACATACGCAAACGAGGTCAAAAATAGAATTTTCCCAAGCGAGGAATTTTCATATAAAGGCTGA
- the ruvB gene encoding Holliday junction branch migration DNA helicase RuvB, protein MDRIVEIEKVSFESEFEVSLRPSSFDDYIGQEKIKQNLDVFIKAAKKRGECLDHVLFYGPPGLGKTTLAHIIANEMAVSIKMTAAPMIEKSGDLAAILTNLQEGDVLFIDEIHRLSPAIEEVLYPAMEDFRLDIIIGSGPAAQTIKIDLPKFTLIGATTRAGMISAPLRDRFGMDFRLQFYSTAELSRIIQIASVKLGKECDKAAALEIAKRARATPRIALRLLKRIRDFAEVNDEAMISHERAKEGLNALGVNSLGFDEMDIKYLEILLDAKRRPLGLSTIAAALSEDEGTVEDVIEPYLLANGFIERTAKGRIASEKCFETFKIKLNRTKGLFDGE, encoded by the coding sequence ATGGACAGGATAGTCGAGATCGAAAAAGTAAGTTTCGAGAGCGAATTTGAAGTATCTTTGCGCCCTTCAAGCTTTGATGACTACATCGGGCAGGAGAAGATAAAGCAAAATTTAGACGTTTTCATAAAGGCCGCCAAAAAGCGCGGCGAATGCCTGGATCACGTGCTCTTTTACGGTCCTCCCGGACTTGGCAAGACCACGCTCGCACACATCATAGCAAACGAGATGGCTGTCAGTATAAAAATGACCGCAGCCCCGATGATAGAAAAAAGCGGCGATCTGGCGGCGATCTTAACAAACCTACAAGAGGGCGACGTGCTCTTTATCGATGAGATCCACCGCCTAAGCCCCGCGATCGAAGAGGTGCTTTACCCTGCAATGGAGGACTTTCGCCTCGACATTATCATCGGCTCAGGCCCCGCAGCGCAAACGATAAAGATCGATCTGCCGAAATTTACGCTCATCGGCGCTACGACGCGTGCCGGTATGATCTCCGCGCCGCTACGAGATCGCTTTGGGATGGATTTTAGGCTTCAGTTTTACAGCACCGCCGAGCTTAGTAGGATCATCCAGATAGCCTCTGTAAAGCTTGGCAAAGAGTGCGACAAGGCAGCCGCCCTAGAGATAGCAAAACGCGCTAGGGCCACGCCTCGCATAGCGCTAAGGCTGCTAAAACGTATCCGCGACTTTGCCGAGGTCAATGACGAGGCCATGATCTCTCACGAACGCGCAAAAGAGGGGCTAAACGCACTTGGCGTAAATTCGCTCGGGTTTGACGAGATGGATATAAAATATCTTGAAATTTTACTTGACGCCAAACGCCGTCCGCTAGGCCTTAGCACTATCGCTGCGGCACTTAGCGAGGACGAGGGCACGGTTGAGGACGTCATCGAGCCTTATTTGCTGGCAAACGGCTTTATCGAGCGCACGGCAAAGGGGCGCATCGCAAGCGAGAAATGCTTCGAGACTTTTAAAATAAAACTAAACCGAACAAAAGGGCTTTTTG